In Salinigranum marinum, one DNA window encodes the following:
- a CDS encoding 5,10-methylenetetrahydromethanopterin reductase, with translation MFGIELTPEHPVDEVVDLGVRAERAGYDTVFVTSHYNNRDPFAVLARLAIETERVRLGPGVVNPYERHPVTLASQVGTVAEESGGRAVFGIGPGDPSTLANLGLADERGLRSVLEAFRVARRLWDGERVTHDGAFQCEDAGLNFDVPGEVPVYVGGEGPHMCRMAGKHADGLLFNGSHPDDLAWARDRVEEGKKERPVEDGAFDLAAYASVSVADEREAAREAARPPVAFIAAGAAPPVLDRHGLDHERAEEIGEKIRAGEFSAAFERVTPAMIDAFCMAGTVDDVAERMAGVREHADSIVVGSPIGPDLDEAITLAAAAHDR, from the coding sequence ATGTTCGGAATCGAACTCACCCCCGAACACCCCGTCGACGAGGTCGTCGACCTCGGTGTCCGCGCCGAGCGCGCGGGTTACGACACGGTGTTCGTCACCTCACACTACAACAACCGCGATCCGTTCGCGGTGCTGGCACGGCTCGCGATCGAGACCGAGCGCGTCCGCCTGGGACCGGGCGTGGTGAACCCCTACGAGCGCCACCCGGTGACGCTCGCCTCGCAGGTGGGAACGGTCGCCGAGGAGTCCGGCGGCCGGGCCGTCTTCGGCATCGGCCCGGGCGACCCCTCCACGCTCGCCAACCTTGGCCTCGCCGACGAGCGCGGCCTCCGCTCCGTGCTGGAGGCGTTCCGCGTGGCGCGGCGGCTCTGGGACGGCGAGCGCGTCACGCACGACGGGGCGTTTCAGTGCGAGGACGCGGGGCTGAACTTCGACGTGCCCGGCGAGGTCCCGGTGTACGTCGGCGGCGAGGGGCCGCACATGTGCCGGATGGCGGGCAAACACGCCGACGGCCTGCTGTTCAACGGCTCCCACCCCGACGACCTCGCGTGGGCGCGTGACCGCGTCGAGGAAGGGAAGAAAGAGCGTCCCGTCGAGGACGGCGCGTTCGACCTCGCGGCGTACGCCAGCGTCTCGGTGGCCGACGAGCGCGAGGCGGCGCGGGAGGCCGCCCGGCCGCCGGTGGCGTTCATCGCGGCGGGCGCGGCACCGCCGGTGCTCGACAGACACGGACTCGACCACGAGCGGGCGGAGGAGATCGGCGAGAAGATACGTGCTGGCGAGTTCTCGGCGGCGTTCGAGCGCGTCACGCCGGCGATGATCGACGCGTTCTGTATGGCGGGGACGGTCGACGACGTGGCCGAACGGATGGCCGGCGTGCGCGAGCACGCCGACAGCATCGTCGTCGGCTCGCCGATCGGTCCCGACCTCGACGAGGCGATTACTCTCGCGGCGGCGGCGCACGACCGATAG
- a CDS encoding coenzyme F420-0:L-glutamate ligase encodes MELFAVPDLPEIEPGDDLAALITERVDLRPDDVVCVASTVVSKAENRVKALDDFPAGPRAREIATELASITGETKDPRFAQAVLEESTELLIEAPFLLTETRFGHVNVNAGIDRSNVAGGDLLLLPKRPDESAERLREGLVADRVVVTDTCGRPFRHGQRGVAIGWAGTPASRDWRGERDRDGRELTATVESVVDELAAASNLVAGEGAGGTPVVVVRDFAFGDHQGSDELFREIDDDLVRQAIREWRFRG; translated from the coding sequence ATGGAACTGTTCGCCGTCCCGGACCTGCCGGAGATCGAACCGGGCGACGACCTCGCCGCCCTGATCACGGAACGGGTCGACCTCCGCCCCGACGACGTCGTCTGCGTCGCCTCGACGGTGGTCTCGAAGGCCGAAAACAGGGTGAAAGCGCTCGACGACTTCCCCGCGGGGCCCCGCGCGCGGGAGATCGCCACCGAACTGGCGTCGATCACGGGCGAGACGAAGGACCCCCGGTTCGCACAGGCCGTCCTGGAGGAGTCGACCGAACTGCTGATCGAGGCGCCGTTCCTCCTGACGGAGACGCGCTTCGGCCACGTCAACGTCAACGCGGGGATCGACCGCTCGAACGTCGCGGGCGGTGACCTGCTGTTGCTCCCGAAGCGCCCGGACGAGTCGGCCGAACGGCTCCGGGAGGGGCTCGTGGCCGACCGGGTCGTCGTCACCGACACCTGCGGCCGGCCGTTCCGTCACGGCCAGCGCGGCGTCGCCATCGGCTGGGCCGGTACGCCGGCCTCCCGCGACTGGCGCGGCGAACGCGACCGCGACGGGCGCGAACTCACGGCGACGGTCGAGAGCGTCGTCGACGAACTCGCCGCCGCGTCGAACCTCGTCGCGGGCGAGGGCGCAGGGGGGACGCCCGTCGTCGTCGTCCGTGACTTCGCGTTCGGCGACCACCAGGGGAGCGACGAACTCTTTCGGGAGATCGACGACGACCTCGTGCGGCAGGCGATCCGCGAGTGGCGGTTCCGAGGATAG
- a CDS encoding metallophosphoesterase family protein has protein sequence MPTELAVVSDTHVPGREPAIPEWVSARVRAADHTIHAGDFDAPETLETVRGLATELTAVAGNIDPSTVDLPTTATVEIEDVTFVVVHGTGPHESWPERVATLVGEAIGGETEGIVVGVAGHTHTPTDTVVAGRRLLNPGSATGARPATRTTMLSVRVDGDAIDVELHAE, from the coding sequence ATGCCGACCGAACTCGCCGTCGTCAGCGACACGCACGTCCCGGGGCGCGAACCGGCGATTCCCGAGTGGGTGAGCGCGCGCGTCCGCGCCGCCGACCACACGATCCACGCGGGCGACTTCGACGCCCCCGAGACGCTCGAAACCGTCCGCGGCCTCGCGACCGAACTGACCGCCGTGGCGGGGAACATCGACCCCTCGACCGTCGACCTGCCGACGACCGCGACGGTCGAGATCGAGGACGTGACGTTCGTCGTCGTCCACGGGACGGGCCCGCACGAGTCGTGGCCGGAGCGCGTCGCGACGCTCGTCGGGGAGGCGATCGGCGGCGAGACCGAGGGGATCGTCGTCGGCGTCGCGGGTCACACGCACACGCCGACCGACACGGTGGTCGCGGGCCGCCGACTGCTCAACCCCGGGAGCGCGACGGGCGCGCGGCCGGCAACGCGGACGACGATGCTCTCGGTCCGGGTCGACGGCGACGCGATCGACGTGGAACTGCACGCGGAGTGA